One stretch of Streptomyces peucetius DNA includes these proteins:
- a CDS encoding aspartate kinase, with protein MGLVVQKYGGSSVADAEGIKRVAKRIVDAKKDGHQVVVVVSAMGDTTDELIDLAEQVSPIPAGREFDMLLTAGERISMALLAMAIKNLGHEAQSFTGSQAGVITDSVHNKARIIDVTPGRIRTALDEGNIAIVAGFQGVSQDKKDITTLGRGGSDTTAVALAAALDAEVCEIYTDVDGVFTADPRVVKKARKIDWISSEDMLELAASGSKVLLHRCVEYARRYNIPIHVRSSFSGLRGTWVSNEPRGDQKVEHAIISGVAHDVSEAKVTVVGVPDKPGEAAAIFRAIADAEINIDMVVQNVSAATTALTDISFTLPKTDGAKAMAALEKQKSAIGFDSLRYDDQIGKISLVGAGMKTNPGVTASFFEALSDAGVNIELISTSEIRISVVTRADDVNEAVRAVHSAFGLDSDSDEAVVYGGTGR; from the coding sequence GTGGGCCTTGTCGTGCAGAAGTACGGAGGCTCCTCCGTAGCCGATGCCGAAGGCATCAAGCGGGTCGCCAAGCGAATCGTCGATGCCAAGAAGGACGGCCACCAGGTGGTCGTCGTGGTGTCGGCGATGGGTGACACGACGGACGAGCTGATCGATCTCGCCGAGCAGGTATCCCCGATCCCTGCCGGGCGTGAGTTCGACATGCTGCTGACCGCGGGAGAGCGGATCTCCATGGCCCTGCTGGCCATGGCGATCAAAAACCTGGGCCACGAGGCCCAGTCGTTCACCGGCAGCCAGGCAGGCGTCATCACCGACTCGGTCCACAACAAAGCGCGCATCATCGATGTGACGCCGGGCCGGATCCGCACGGCGCTCGACGAGGGCAACATCGCCATCGTCGCCGGGTTCCAGGGTGTGTCCCAGGACAAGAAGGACATCACCACCCTCGGGCGTGGCGGGTCCGACACCACGGCGGTGGCGCTGGCCGCCGCACTGGACGCCGAGGTCTGCGAGATCTACACCGACGTCGACGGCGTCTTCACCGCCGACCCGCGGGTCGTGAAGAAGGCCCGGAAGATCGACTGGATCTCCTCCGAGGACATGCTGGAGCTCGCCGCCTCCGGCTCCAAGGTGCTGCTCCACCGCTGTGTGGAGTACGCACGCCGATACAACATCCCGATCCACGTCCGCTCGTCCTTCTCGGGACTGCGCGGCACCTGGGTCAGCAACGAACCGCGAGGGGATCAGAAGGTGGAGCACGCCATCATCTCGGGAGTCGCCCACGACGTCTCCGAGGCCAAGGTCACGGTTGTCGGCGTTCCCGACAAGCCCGGTGAGGCAGCCGCCATCTTCCGCGCGATCGCCGACGCCGAGATCAACATCGACATGGTCGTGCAGAACGTCTCCGCGGCCACCACCGCCCTGACCGACATCTCCTTCACGCTGCCCAAGACGGACGGCGCCAAGGCGATGGCCGCTCTGGAGAAGCAGAAGTCCGCCATCGGCTTCGACTCGCTGCGCTACGACGACCAGATCGGCAAGATCTCCCTGGTCGGCGCCGGTATGAAGACCAACCCGGGCGTCACCGCCTCGTTCTTCGAGGCGCTGTCCGACGCGGGCGTGAACATCGAGCTGATCTCGACCTCCGAGATCCGCATCTCGGTCGTCACCCGTGCCGACGACGTCAACGAGGCGGTGCGCGCCGTGCACAGCGCCTTCGGGCTCGACTCCGACTCCGACGAGGCTGTCGTCTACGGAGGCACCGGCCGATGA
- a CDS encoding aspartate-semialdehyde dehydrogenase, whose protein sequence is MTRKPALAVVGATGAVGAVMLQILSQHEDVWGEIRLAASPRSAGRKLAVRGEECEVLQLGEGLFDGIDVAIFLAPGEVSERWAPMAVAKGAVVVDASPAFRMDAEVPLVVPEVNPHAVRVRPRGIVASPHDTTLAMLPAVGALHGEFGLQELVVSSYQAVSGAGREAVASLRAQLSMVAGTELGAGPGDVRRAVGDDLGPFPAPLALNVVPWAGTVADDGWSSEELGLRAETRKILGLPTLKVTATCVRVPVLTTHSLSVHARFEKEITVERAHEVLATSPGVVLYDNPEAGDFPTPADVVGTDPTWVGRVRRSPDDACGLELFVCGDNLRKGAALNSAQIAEAVAAEFV, encoded by the coding sequence ATGACCCGCAAGCCGGCGCTCGCGGTCGTCGGAGCGACCGGAGCCGTCGGTGCGGTGATGCTCCAGATCCTGTCCCAGCACGAGGACGTCTGGGGCGAGATCAGACTCGCCGCCTCCCCGCGCTCGGCCGGCCGCAAGCTGGCCGTGCGCGGGGAGGAGTGCGAGGTTCTGCAGCTCGGCGAGGGCCTCTTCGACGGCATCGACGTGGCGATCTTCCTGGCGCCGGGCGAGGTGTCCGAGCGTTGGGCGCCCATGGCCGTCGCCAAGGGGGCCGTGGTCGTGGACGCGTCCCCGGCTTTCCGGATGGACGCCGAAGTCCCGCTGGTCGTCCCCGAGGTCAACCCCCATGCCGTGCGGGTGCGCCCGCGCGGCATCGTCGCGAGCCCGCACGACACGACGCTCGCCATGCTCCCGGCGGTCGGCGCGCTGCACGGTGAGTTCGGCCTGCAGGAACTGGTCGTCTCGTCGTACCAGGCAGTCAGCGGCGCGGGCCGTGAGGCCGTGGCCTCGCTGCGGGCGCAGCTGTCGATGGTCGCCGGTACGGAGCTGGGTGCCGGACCCGGAGACGTACGGCGTGCGGTGGGCGACGACCTGGGGCCGTTCCCGGCGCCGCTGGCGCTCAACGTGGTGCCCTGGGCGGGGACGGTCGCCGACGACGGCTGGTCCTCCGAGGAACTGGGGCTGCGGGCGGAGACCCGCAAGATCCTCGGCCTGCCGACTCTGAAGGTGACCGCGACCTGTGTACGGGTGCCGGTGCTGACGACCCATTCGCTGTCGGTGCACGCGCGCTTCGAGAAGGAGATCACCGTGGAGCGGGCGCACGAGGTCCTCGCGACCTCGCCCGGCGTCGTGCTCTACGACAACCCGGAGGCGGGGGACTTCCCCACACCCGCGGACGTGGTGGGAACCGACCCGACCTGGGTGGGTCGTGTGCGGCGTTCCCCGGACGACGCCTGCGGGCTCGAACTGTTCGTCTGCGGCGACAACCTCCGCAAGGGCGCGGCTCTCAACTCCGCGCAGATCGCCGAGGCGGTGGCCGCCGAATTCGTGTAA
- a CDS encoding SigE family RNA polymerase sigma factor, whose amino-acid sequence MAEVLDIARVAPVRGASVRPRRRPRPAGGMPVIAPMPASRTTRMPSQRQGSDDTMATGTTVDLLTETYRAHYRSLLGLAALLLDDTASCEDVVQEAFIRVHSARNRVRDPEKTLAYLRQTVVNLSRSALRRRILGLKLLSKPMPDMASAEEGAYDQLERDALIKAMRGLQRRQREVLVLRYFADMTEAQVAETLGVSLGSVKAYGSRGIAALRVAMEATK is encoded by the coding sequence GTGGCAGAGGTTCTCGACATCGCAAGGGTGGCCCCGGTCCGTGGCGCTTCGGTGCGCCCGCGCCGCAGGCCCCGCCCGGCCGGCGGCATGCCGGTGATCGCCCCCATGCCTGCTTCGCGCACCACGCGCATGCCGTCCCAGCGGCAGGGTTCTGACGACACCATGGCCACGGGCACCACCGTCGACCTGCTCACCGAGACCTACCGCGCCCACTACCGCTCGCTGCTGGGCCTTGCCGCGCTGCTCCTCGACGACACGGCGTCGTGCGAGGACGTGGTCCAGGAGGCGTTCATCCGGGTCCACTCGGCGCGGAATCGCGTGCGGGACCCGGAGAAGACCCTCGCCTACCTGCGGCAGACCGTGGTCAACCTCTCCCGTTCCGCGCTGCGCAGGCGCATCCTCGGCCTCAAGCTGCTCTCCAAGCCGATGCCGGACATGGCGAGCGCGGAGGAAGGCGCGTACGACCAGCTGGAGCGGGACGCGCTCATCAAGGCGATGCGGGGGCTGCAGCGGCGCCAGCGGGAGGTGCTGGTGCTGCGATACTTCGCAGACATGACGGAGGCTCAGGTGGCCGAGACCCTGGGGGTGTCCCTCGGCTCGGTCAAGGCGTACGGCTCGCGGGGCATTGCGGCGCTCCGCGTCGCCATGGAGGCCACGAAATGA
- a CDS encoding SURF1 family protein has product MYRFLLTPRWWGINVFVLLAIPFCVFMGSWQLGRFEDRVDSHREAEHKPGEEQQEAVPLEELLPVDKETSGRLATASGRYGEQFVVPQRELDGKRGSYVLTLLRTDGGRVLPVVRGWMPEGGRAPAAPAGDVTVTGALQASESTGTDGVHTAGGLPSGQLGMISAASLVNLVPDDVYDAWVTLSKADSGLTAVPAAAPENSGLDLKAFQNLGYTGEWFVFAGFVLFMWFRLVRREAEAAKDRALGLEPETA; this is encoded by the coding sequence GTGTACCGATTCCTGCTGACGCCCCGCTGGTGGGGGATCAACGTCTTCGTCCTGCTGGCGATCCCGTTCTGCGTCTTCATGGGTTCGTGGCAGTTGGGCAGGTTCGAGGACCGCGTCGACTCCCACCGTGAGGCGGAACACAAGCCGGGTGAGGAGCAGCAGGAGGCGGTACCGCTCGAGGAGCTGCTGCCCGTCGACAAGGAGACGTCCGGTCGGCTGGCGACGGCTTCCGGCCGGTACGGCGAGCAGTTCGTGGTCCCGCAGCGTGAACTCGACGGGAAGCGCGGCTCGTACGTGCTGACACTGCTGCGGACGGACGGCGGGCGCGTGCTGCCCGTGGTCCGCGGCTGGATGCCCGAGGGCGGCCGGGCGCCGGCCGCCCCGGCCGGTGACGTGACGGTCACGGGAGCGCTGCAGGCATCCGAGTCCACGGGTACGGACGGGGTGCACACGGCGGGCGGTCTGCCGAGCGGGCAGCTGGGCATGATCAGCGCGGCGTCGCTGGTGAACCTGGTTCCGGACGACGTCTACGACGCTTGGGTCACGCTGTCGAAGGCGGACAGCGGCCTGACGGCCGTGCCGGCCGCGGCCCCGGAGAACAGCGGCCTGGACCTCAAGGCGTTCCAGAACCTCGGCTACACGGGCGAGTGGTTCGTCTTCGCCGGTTTCGTGCTCTTCATGTGGTTCCGCCTGGTCCGCCGGGAGGCGGAAGCGGCCAAGGACCGCGCCCTGGGGCTCGAGCCCGAGACCGCCTGA
- a CDS encoding prolyl oligopeptidase family serine peptidase, protein MEGMNDAHTVAGTADMPDWEKRFRAPRVSLPDWAEDAPDRSLFVSNATGTYELYAWDRATGAQRQVTDRPNGTTDGILTPDGEAVWWFSDTDGDEFGIWIRQSFHGGDDVPAAPGLEPSYPAGLAIGRDGTTAVVGRSTDEDGTTIHVVRAGAAPVEIYRHRESAGVGDLSHDGSLLAIEHTEHGDAMHSALRVTRLDGTTVAELDDTAGGTVELGLEVLGFAPVAGDTRLLVGHQRRGRWEPMIWDVASGEESDLGIELPGDVNAEWYPDGSALLIAHSFEARGELWRYDLATRALTRIDTPAGSVSGATARPDGSVEYLWSSAAQPPRVRSTAGGVVLDPPGLKAPASVPVEDVWVEGPGGRIHALVQKPAGAGGPLPTVFEIHGGPTWHDSDAFAAGPAAWLDHGYAVVRVNYRGSTGYGREWTDALKHRVGLIELEDISAVREWAVSSGLADPAKLVLAGGSWGGYLTLLGLGTQPRDWAVGIAAVPVADYVTAYHDEMENLKALDRTLFGGTPEEVPERWEASSPLTYVDAVRAPVYISAGVNDPRCPIRQIDNYVDRLASRGAVHEVYRYDAGHGSLVVEERIKQVRLEIDFADRCLKGAAVQP, encoded by the coding sequence ATGGAGGGCATGAACGACGCACACACCGTGGCCGGCACGGCCGACATGCCCGACTGGGAGAAGCGCTTCCGGGCGCCGCGGGTCTCCCTGCCCGACTGGGCGGAGGACGCCCCGGACCGTTCCCTCTTCGTGTCGAACGCGACGGGGACGTACGAGCTGTACGCGTGGGACCGGGCGACGGGCGCCCAGCGCCAGGTCACCGACCGTCCGAACGGCACGACGGACGGGATACTCACACCCGACGGCGAGGCCGTCTGGTGGTTCTCGGACACCGACGGCGACGAGTTCGGCATCTGGATACGGCAGTCGTTCCACGGCGGCGACGACGTGCCCGCCGCGCCGGGTCTCGAGCCCTCGTATCCGGCCGGCCTCGCCATCGGCCGGGACGGCACCACCGCCGTCGTCGGCCGCTCCACCGACGAGGACGGCACGACGATCCATGTCGTACGGGCGGGCGCGGCGCCCGTCGAGATCTACCGGCACCGGGAGTCGGCCGGGGTGGGCGACCTCTCGCACGACGGATCGCTGCTCGCGATCGAGCACACCGAGCACGGGGACGCCATGCACTCCGCCCTGCGGGTGACCCGTCTCGACGGCACGACCGTGGCCGAGCTGGACGACACGGCGGGCGGCACGGTGGAGCTCGGCCTGGAGGTCCTCGGTTTCGCCCCGGTCGCCGGTGACACCCGCCTGCTCGTCGGGCATCAGCGGCGCGGCCGCTGGGAGCCGATGATCTGGGACGTCGCCTCCGGCGAGGAGAGCGACCTCGGCATCGAGCTGCCGGGTGATGTGAACGCCGAGTGGTATCCGGACGGCTCCGCACTGCTGATCGCGCACAGCTTCGAGGCACGCGGCGAGCTGTGGCGGTACGACCTGGCGACCCGCGCACTGACCCGGATCGACACACCGGCCGGTTCGGTCTCCGGCGCGACGGCCCGCCCGGACGGCAGCGTCGAGTACCTGTGGTCGTCCGCGGCCCAGCCGCCCCGCGTCCGGTCCACCGCCGGCGGTGTCGTCCTCGACCCTCCGGGCCTGAAGGCCCCCGCCTCTGTGCCGGTCGAGGACGTCTGGGTGGAGGGCCCCGGCGGCCGTATCCACGCCCTGGTGCAGAAGCCCGCTGGCGCCGGCGGCCCGCTGCCGACGGTCTTCGAGATCCACGGCGGCCCGACCTGGCACGACAGCGACGCCTTCGCCGCCGGCCCGGCGGCCTGGCTCGACCATGGTTACGCGGTCGTCCGCGTCAACTACCGGGGCTCGACGGGCTACGGCCGCGAGTGGACGGACGCGCTCAAGCACCGTGTCGGCCTGATCGAGCTGGAGGACATCTCGGCCGTCCGCGAGTGGGCGGTCTCCTCCGGGCTCGCCGACCCGGCGAAGCTGGTCCTGGCGGGCGGGTCCTGGGGCGGTTATCTGACCCTGCTGGGCCTCGGCACGCAGCCGCGCGACTGGGCCGTCGGCATCGCCGCCGTACCGGTCGCCGACTACGTCACGGCGTACCACGACGAGATGGAGAACCTGAAGGCACTCGACCGCACGCTGTTCGGCGGCACCCCGGAGGAGGTCCCGGAGCGCTGGGAGGCGTCGTCCCCCCTGACGTATGTCGACGCGGTGCGGGCCCCCGTCTACATCTCGGCCGGAGTCAACGACCCGCGCTGCCCGATAAGGCAGATCGACAACTACGTCGACCGGCTCGCGTCACGCGGCGCGGTCCACGAGGTGTACCGGTACGACGCGGGTCACGGCTCCCTGGTGGTGGAGGAACGCATCAAGCAGGTGCGCCTCGAGATCGACTTCGCCGACCGGTGTCTGAAGGGAGCCGCCGTGCAGCCGTGA
- a CDS encoding DNA repair ATPase: MDSGTYEVLRDRLAAQAAELARRADDLNTRRIATFGSTELRLAGTEHLRTENNSVPRDIVAVGESLLFGYNVVLGVNPQTSVGDVFALHDRDLSRLPDDAVPGLLDDPAFLREFEALYRYYQGARLLQLRRTGGRLLAVFRTGDKPTDIRVLRWAMTPDGSAEFLDARGERDHVFPASHEFEWTPTTRDDHVLGRHPHVSVGGEVFVATVGGTLTVKTDDDTETGEGIHSEPVDEPLQSLADAEIEHARVGPLVLLRVRPYKEEAYRYLVHNTITKTVVRLDGIGQACRRLPEDQGIVFPGGYYLAATGTARTFDVDAGLIGSLEYERTVRSPNGEDVMFAFHGRVEGRSLLLPYNVIRKTVATPLNCQGYAVFEDGTLLVLRADGVEPARVHPVQRWQSPFVSDTYAAARPAGQGPLAVVGNADLVRGISDCLSLARAVTETQAGPTTGVYEALLASCTRTADAYHWLNDPEFGDLATPLAGMRATAEQVVGEFETVRELTAQAARALEEAAGRIAAQVRRLRGETPRGAGGWVDGLTGLRRAQGELITLKELRYADTDRIDALAADTDADIASFAQRAVAFLERADAFEDYHADIEELTGRAGAIATVAEAAPVGEQLDGQAEGLRTVTEVVAGLDIGDAVVRTSILERIAEVLGGVNRARATLDARREELLAHEGEAEFAAELALLGQAVTGALAAASDPQACDEQLAALLLRLENLESRFAESDDFLAELGAKRTEVYDAFASRRQTLQDARARRAERLAGSAVRVLETVSRRVATLADTGEINTYFASDPMVAKVRRTAEELRELGDEVRAEELEGRLKAARQEAARALRDRTDLYADGGSAIRFGRHRFAVNSQPFELTLVPQGDGLAFALTGTDYRSPVTDATAPGFAQTRPYWEQSLPSENASVYRAEHLAARLLDEHGAEALADADLADLADLVRRSAEAAYDEGHERGVHDHDATLILGALLRLHEQAGLLRYPPQARAAAQLFWAHGTDESRRSAWTRRAVSLARARETFGLAPAIATFRAEMAREIGDALAAEYLFEELTCGPEGFATSASARTLLDKFRGAVGTSAYEDDLAALGDDLAARRQVVENWLCAYTEATGADDTDLAEAVAVELCPDLVRYECGAPLSEQVEGLLGSHPRVERRTMTVRIDELLNRTRHFRDDVAPGFRAYQQRRTALAATERERLRLDEHRPRVMPAFVRNRLIDEVYLPLIGDNLAKQLGTVGESRRTDSNGLLLLVSPPGYGKTTLMEYVADRLGLLLVKVSGPALGHAVTSLDPEEAPNATARQEVDKINFALEAGSNVLLYLDDIQHTSPELLQKFISLCDAQRRMEGVWRGGTRTYDLRGKRFAVCMAGNPYTESGQRFRIPDMLANRADVWNLGDVLTGKDDVFAMSFVENALTSHPLLAPLSGRERADLDLLVRLAAGDPTAQADRLQHAYAPAELEQILAVMRHLLTARRTVLAVNAAYIASAASSDETRSEPPFRLQGSYRNMNKIVERISPVMNDAELASVIEDHYAGEAQTLTNGAEAALLKLAELRGTLTAEQASRWEEIKTRYVRARALGGPDGDPLTRAVAALGLLADRVAAVESAITRAADPRYLVARPSGRHAAPTLAAPAVGGRDGAGPAEADGGTASDHEA; this comes from the coding sequence ATGGACTCCGGGACGTACGAGGTGCTGCGTGACCGGCTCGCCGCCCAGGCGGCCGAGCTCGCCCGGCGTGCCGACGACCTCAACACCCGCCGTATCGCCACCTTCGGCTCGACGGAGCTGCGGCTCGCCGGCACGGAGCACCTCCGGACCGAGAACAACAGCGTGCCGCGCGACATCGTCGCCGTCGGCGAGAGCCTGCTCTTCGGCTACAACGTCGTCCTCGGGGTGAACCCGCAGACCTCGGTCGGCGATGTCTTCGCCCTGCACGACCGCGACCTGAGCCGGCTTCCCGACGACGCGGTGCCCGGCCTCCTCGACGACCCGGCCTTCCTGCGGGAGTTCGAGGCCCTGTACCGCTACTACCAGGGCGCCCGGCTGCTTCAGCTCCGCCGCACCGGCGGCCGGCTGCTGGCCGTCTTCCGCACCGGCGACAAGCCCACCGACATCCGGGTCCTGCGCTGGGCGATGACTCCCGACGGAAGCGCCGAGTTCCTGGACGCGCGGGGCGAGCGCGACCATGTCTTCCCCGCGTCGCACGAGTTCGAGTGGACGCCCACGACCCGCGACGACCACGTCCTCGGCCGGCACCCGCACGTGTCCGTCGGCGGCGAGGTCTTCGTCGCGACCGTCGGCGGCACCCTCACCGTGAAGACGGACGACGACACAGAGACCGGCGAGGGCATCCACTCGGAGCCCGTCGACGAGCCGCTGCAGTCGCTGGCGGACGCCGAGATCGAGCACGCCCGCGTCGGACCGCTGGTTCTGCTGCGCGTCCGCCCGTACAAGGAGGAGGCGTACCGGTACCTGGTCCACAACACGATCACCAAGACCGTGGTCCGGCTCGACGGCATCGGCCAGGCCTGCCGCCGGCTGCCGGAGGACCAGGGCATCGTCTTCCCCGGCGGCTACTACCTCGCCGCGACCGGGACCGCCCGTACCTTCGACGTCGACGCCGGGCTGATCGGTTCGCTGGAGTACGAGCGGACGGTACGGTCGCCGAACGGCGAGGACGTGATGTTCGCCTTCCACGGGCGGGTGGAGGGCCGCAGTCTCCTGCTGCCGTACAACGTGATCCGCAAGACGGTCGCCACGCCCTTGAACTGCCAGGGCTACGCCGTGTTCGAGGACGGCACACTGCTGGTCCTGCGCGCCGACGGCGTGGAGCCCGCCAGGGTCCACCCGGTGCAGCGCTGGCAGTCGCCGTTCGTCTCCGACACGTACGCCGCCGCCCGCCCCGCCGGGCAGGGCCCGCTGGCCGTCGTCGGCAACGCCGACCTGGTGCGCGGGATCTCCGACTGCCTGTCGCTCGCCCGCGCCGTCACCGAGACGCAGGCCGGTCCCACGACCGGTGTCTACGAGGCGCTGCTCGCCTCCTGCACCCGGACCGCCGACGCGTACCACTGGCTGAACGACCCCGAGTTCGGCGACCTCGCCACGCCGCTCGCCGGCATGCGGGCGACCGCCGAGCAGGTCGTCGGCGAGTTCGAGACCGTGAGGGAGCTGACGGCGCAGGCCGCACGCGCGCTGGAGGAGGCCGCGGGGCGGATCGCCGCACAGGTGCGCCGGCTGCGCGGCGAGACACCGCGCGGCGCGGGCGGATGGGTCGACGGGCTCACGGGACTGCGCCGCGCCCAGGGTGAGCTGATCACTCTCAAGGAACTCCGGTACGCGGACACGGACCGGATCGACGCGCTCGCCGCGGACACCGACGCCGACATCGCCTCGTTCGCGCAGCGTGCCGTGGCGTTCCTCGAGCGTGCGGACGCGTTCGAGGACTACCACGCGGACATCGAGGAGCTGACCGGCCGGGCCGGGGCGATCGCGACCGTCGCCGAGGCCGCACCGGTCGGCGAGCAGCTCGACGGGCAGGCGGAAGGGCTGCGTACGGTGACCGAGGTGGTCGCCGGGCTGGACATCGGTGACGCGGTGGTCCGTACGTCGATCCTCGAGCGGATCGCCGAGGTCCTCGGCGGCGTCAACCGCGCCCGGGCCACGCTCGACGCCCGCCGCGAGGAGCTCCTCGCCCACGAGGGCGAGGCGGAGTTCGCCGCCGAACTGGCGCTGCTCGGGCAGGCGGTGACCGGCGCTCTCGCCGCCGCCTCGGATCCGCAGGCGTGCGACGAGCAGCTCGCGGCGCTGCTGCTGCGGCTGGAGAACCTGGAGTCGCGGTTCGCCGAGTCCGACGACTTCCTCGCCGAGCTGGGCGCGAAGCGCACTGAGGTGTACGACGCGTTCGCGTCCCGCCGCCAGACGCTTCAGGACGCGCGGGCGCGGCGTGCCGAGCGGCTGGCGGGATCGGCCGTACGCGTGCTGGAGACGGTCTCCCGCCGGGTCGCCACGCTCGCCGACACGGGCGAGATCAACACCTACTTCGCCTCCGACCCGATGGTCGCCAAGGTCCGCCGCACCGCCGAGGAGCTGCGCGAACTGGGCGACGAGGTCAGGGCGGAGGAGCTGGAGGGCCGGCTGAAGGCGGCTCGCCAGGAGGCGGCACGGGCGCTGCGCGACCGGACCGACCTGTATGCGGACGGCGGCTCGGCGATCCGGTTCGGCCGGCACCGGTTCGCGGTGAACAGCCAGCCGTTCGAGCTGACGCTCGTGCCGCAGGGTGACGGTCTCGCGTTCGCGCTGACCGGCACGGACTACCGTTCGCCGGTCACCGACGCGACGGCGCCCGGCTTCGCTCAGACCCGGCCGTACTGGGAGCAGTCGCTGCCGTCGGAGAACGCGTCGGTGTACCGCGCCGAGCATCTGGCCGCCCGGCTCCTCGACGAGCACGGCGCCGAGGCGCTGGCCGACGCCGATCTCGCCGACCTCGCCGACCTCGTGCGCAGGTCGGCGGAGGCGGCGTACGACGAGGGCCACGAGCGGGGCGTCCACGACCACGACGCGACCCTGATCCTCGGAGCGCTGCTGCGGTTGCACGAGCAGGCCGGTCTGCTGCGTTACCCGCCGCAGGCGCGGGCCGCGGCCCAGCTCTTCTGGGCGCACGGCACGGACGAGTCCCGGCGCTCGGCGTGGACGCGGCGTGCGGTGTCGCTGGCGCGGGCGCGCGAGACGTTCGGTCTGGCGCCGGCGATCGCCACGTTCCGGGCCGAGATGGCGCGGGAGATCGGGGACGCGCTCGCCGCGGAGTACCTCTTCGAGGAGCTGACCTGCGGCCCCGAGGGCTTCGCCACGAGTGCCTCGGCCCGCACGCTGCTGGACAAGTTCCGTGGTGCGGTCGGCACTTCGGCGTACGAGGACGACCTGGCCGCGCTCGGCGACGACCTGGCGGCCCGCCGCCAGGTCGTCGAGAACTGGCTGTGCGCCTACACGGAGGCGACCGGTGCGGACGACACCGACCTCGCGGAGGCCGTCGCGGTGGAGCTGTGCCCGGACCTCGTACGGTACGAGTGCGGGGCGCCGCTGAGCGAGCAGGTCGAGGGTCTGCTCGGGAGCCACCCGCGCGTCGAGCGGCGGACGATGACGGTCCGCATCGACGAACTCCTGAACCGGACACGGCACTTCCGCGACGACGTGGCCCCCGGCTTCCGGGCGTACCAGCAGCGCCGGACCGCTCTGGCCGCGACCGAGCGCGAGCGGCTGCGGCTCGACGAGCACCGGCCCCGGGTGATGCCGGCGTTTGTCCGCAACCGGCTCATCGACGAGGTGTACCTGCCCCTCATCGGCGACAACCTGGCCAAGCAGCTCGGCACGGTCGGCGAGTCCCGGCGCACCGACAGCAACGGCCTGCTCCTGCTGGTCTCCCCGCCCGGCTACGGCAAGACGACGCTCATGGAGTATGTCGCCGACCGGCTCGGTCTGCTCCTGGTCAAGGTCAGCGGCCCGGCGCTGGGGCACGCGGTGACCTCGCTCGACCCGGAGGAGGCACCGAACGCGACCGCCCGCCAGGAGGTCGACAAGATCAACTTCGCGCTGGAGGCGGGGAGCAACGTCCTGCTGTACCTGGACGACATCCAGCACACGTCCCCGGAGCTGCTGCAGAAGTTCATCTCGCTGTGCGACGCGCAGCGCCGTATGGAGGGGGTGTGGCGGGGCGGGACGCGCACGTACGACCTGCGGGGCAAGCGCTTCGCGGTGTGCATGGCGGGCAACCCGTACACGGAGTCGGGGCAGCGGTTCCGGATCCCCGACATGCTCGCGAACCGTGCCGACGTGTGGAACCTGGGCGACGTGCTGACCGGCAAGGACGACGTGTTCGCGATGAGCTTCGTCGAGAACGCGCTCACGTCGCATCCGCTGCTCGCGCCGCTGTCCGGCCGGGAGCGGGCGGATCTGGACCTGCTGGTCCGGCTCGCCGCCGGCGACCCGACCGCGCAGGCGGACCGGCTTCAGCACGCCTACGCACCGGCAGAGCTGGAGCAGATCCTGGCGGTCATGCGGCATCTGCTGACCGCCAGGCGCACGGTCCTCGCCGTGAACGCCGCGTACATCGCCTCTGCGGCGAGCAGCGACGAGACTCGCTCAGAACCGCCGTTCCGGCTCCAGGGCTCCTACCGCAACATGAACAAGATCGTGGAACGGATCAGCCCCGTGATGAACGACGCCGAACTCGCGTCCGTGATCGAGGACCACTACGCCGGGGAGGCCCAGACCCTGACGAACGGCGCGGAGGCGGCCCTGCTCAAGCTGGCCGAGCTGCGCGGCACGCTGACGGCGGAGCAGGCGTCCCGCTGGGAGGAGATCAAGACGCGCTACGTACGCGCCCGGGCCCTCGGCGGCCCGGACGGGGACCCGCTGACGCGGGCGGTCGCGGCGCTCGGGCTGCTCGCCGACCGGGTGGCGGCGGTCGAGTCCGCGATCACACGGGCGGCCGACCCCCGCTATCTGGTGGCCCGCCCGTCGGGCCGCCACGCGGCGCCCACGCTCGCGGCGCCGGCCGTCGGGGGGCGGGACGGCGCGGGGCCGGCCGAGGCGGACGGCGGGACGGCGTCGGATCACGAGGCGTGA